The Pochonia chlamydosporia 170 chromosome 1, whole genome shotgun sequence genome window below encodes:
- a CDS encoding serine threonine protein kinase (similar to Colletotrichum gloeosporioides Nara gc5 XP_007279376.1), producing MKYFAPDSGDLSIHLQELDPSSYRGGKDSHSSRSDLQTKGPGIFGIKINPGVTESATSTMKLRRSNSWPDDGDIRDPEMASSPRWVVTEKRMRLFWWTLRYVTVFVVVFVALLIPIILFANDADIEDNDTLEAIQARQYKNLVFFLCLWLEVTWICVIFFDIVGLSLPYLFRFIARYVNSAHQRYWRVFKLMRRPICFLFGTIMCYISFTVLINLNPILGVNIQKDPNSEYASWDDIIDDVLERLTLWVAFYFLEKVFITYIAVHYHFRRSNTTLLRGKEVHKALSVLYEASLSLFPENNSTFLKEDRVIRNATGKTNASSRVRLSSYLARLHMDTYKVVSVFGNFISDSENAHWMRPGSPYAVIDRAWTDDVAANALATRIWMSLVISGKQGLTKRDVIDVLGVEHTEEADKLFKIIDENETGEIQLRDFIGLVRDTGAAKRKIYRGIADMDHCVNTFDWLCLVILAFVMVFFIVVQYVPAIKQIQSILSSLAIGLSFAIGRTFHHLISGIIFVFFDHPYDTGDVVHISNAGVPTGPAFAVKRQSLLYTVFRRLDNGTDVQISNDQLALRIIENYTRSGINRQGISLFIDIRTSFKDLAKLRSTLEGFLAENPKDYVPNTLGFSVVSIHELNKMELRLGFTHRNNWSDDKLRAQRSNKFHCALVAACRSIPIYKPGSMLPGAGENGNPMYVAQLGDTMALSENIQKEKDRRQGLRWDSQNQDTLEKKQDPLVDDEELQSEVQPATTTMTADEKKKLEEDQALQRLTQISAGKDKISQSTGVDATRPAVGLRVRGRR from the exons ATGAAATACTTTGCACCTGATTCTGGAGACCTCTCCATTCATTTGCAAGAGCTAGATCCATCGAGCTATCGGGGCGGCAAGGACTCCCACAGCTCACGGTCAGACTTGCAAACGAAGGGACCGGGAATCTTCGGCATCAAGATAAACCCAGGTGTCACCGAATCTGCCACCAGCACAATGAAGCTTCGACGTTCCAATTCGTGGCCCGATGACGGCGACATACGAGACCCGGAGATGGCGTCTTCGCCAAGATGGGTAGTAACAGAAAAGCGGATGAGACTGTTTTGGTGGACACTACGTTATGTGACGGTATTCGTGGTGGTATTTGTGGCCTTACTGATACCTATCATCCTGTTTGCGAATGACGCCGACATAGAAGACAATGATAcccttgaagccattcaaGCACGGCAGTATAAAAatcttgtcttcttcttgtgtcTGTGGTTGGAGGTTACTTGGATTTGTGTCATATTTTTCGATATTGTCGGGTTGTCTTTGCCATATCTCTTTAGGTTTATTGCAAG ATACGTCAACTCGGCCCATCAGCGTTATTGGCGAGTCTTTAAATTGATGCGGCGTCCtatttgttttctttttggaaCTATCATGTGTTACATTTCATTCACGGTG ctcatcaacctcaaccccaTTCTTGGTGTAAACATTCAAAAAGACCCAAACTCGGAATACGCCTCATGGGACGACATCATCGATGACGTACTTGAGCGCCTAACCCTATGGGTGGCATTTTACTTTCTCGAGAAAGTTTTCATTACTTATATTGCCGTACATTATCATTTTCGACGCTCGAATACTACACTGCTACGGGGCAAGGAAGTGCACAAGGCGCTCTCGGTCCTTTATGAGGCTTCCCTGTCGCTCTTCCCGGAAAACAACTCAACGTTCTTGAAAGAGGATCGTGTAATCCGTAATGCAACTGGAAAGACGAATGCTTCTTCCCGCGTTCGATTGTCGAGCTACCTTGCACGGCTTCATATGGACACGTACAAAGTCGTGTCTGTCTTCGGAAATTTCATATCAGATTCCGAAAATGCTCACTGGATGAGACCAGGATCTCCTTATGCTGTAATCGATCGCGCATGGACGGATGACGTTGCTGCTAACGCCCTTGCCACGCGCATATGGATGTCACTCGTCATTAGCGGGAAGCAAGGCCTGACGAAACGGGATGTCATTGATGTCTTGGGCGTAGAGCACACTGAGGAAGCTGATAAGCTTTTCAAGATTATTGATGAGAATGAGACTGGTGAGATCCAGTTGCGTGACTTCATTGGCCTGGTAAGAGATACAGGCGCGGCAAAGCGCAAAATATACCGAGGAATCGCTGATATGGATCACTGTGTCAATACATTCGACTGGCTCTGTCTTGTGATTCTGGCATTCGTCATGGTTTTCTTTATTG TGGTTCAATATGTTCCCGCGATCAAGCAAATTCAATCCATCCTTTCGTCTCTTGCTATTGGTCTGTCGTTTGCCATTGGCCGAACATTCCATCATCTCATAAGCGGTATCATCTTCGTTTTCTTCGATCACCCCTACGATACGGGAGATGTCGTCCATATCTCCAACGCAGGTGTACCTACCGGTCCGGCCTTCGCTGTGAAACGACAGTCTCTGTTGTATACAGTATTCCGACGCTTAGATAATGGCACTGATGTGCAAATCTCGAACGATCAACTGGCCCTGAGAATTATTGAGAACTATACCCGGTCAGGCATCAATCGTCAGGGTATATCGCTGTTTATTGATATTCGCACAAGCTTCAAAGATCTAGCGAAGCTTCGTTCGACCCTTGAAGGATTCCTTGCTGAGAACCCCAAGGACTATGTGCCTAATACTCTTGGATTCAGCGTTGTGTCAATTCACGAACTGAACAAGATGGAACTGAGACTGGGATTTACGCACCGCAACAATTGGTCGGATGACAAACTCCGAGCACAGAGGAGCAACAAGTTTCACTGTGCTCTCGTGGCGGCCTGCCGGTCGATTCCGATTTATAAACCCGGCTCGATGCTCCCTGGAGCAGGTGAGAATGGCAACCCAATGTATGTTGCTCAACTGGGAGATACGATGGCTTTAAGCGAAAATATCCAAAAAGAGAAAGATCGTCGCCAGGGACTTCGGTGGGATTCTCAGAATCAAGACACGTtggaaaagaaacaagatcCGCtcgtggatgatgaggaatTGCAGTCGGAGGTACAACCAGCGACTACAACAATGACGGCAGACGAAAAGAAAAAGTTGGAAGAAGATCAAGCTCTCCAACGGTTGACTCAAATAAGCGCAGGCAAGGACAAAATTTCTCAGAGCACTGGCGTGGATGCTACCCGACCAGCGGTGGGTTTGCGAGTACGTGGGCGACGATAG
- a CDS encoding peptidase s41 family protein (similar to Metarhizium robertsii ARSEF 23 XP_007826206.1): protein MVLKWLLLAGSAQAAFNYRKVMFGAVKAPPVISVRDLGATAVDPCEIISKAFDAVPKNMTSTKPIILDLRPSVASACRKSVPLQSERNLALLEFLQPYVEYHSTIELLKSPPPEYLTPGVDIIGGMDAMRQKLRNKGYQSQVDVMTDLHSLFVAANDDHFGYTPGIFAPFRQFREGLDVVSISSDGRALPEIFAAQDIFESGNDTSNPSPIATINGQDVYEFLENDSMRVPQSSHDPDARLNGLFRSLAFEAAKSPAGSLAVLFDIPDNYTIVHKNGTSRVVTNSITTLPSVNLSNIRSGQDLQNRFEIPSQQNETAPPPPQTSESPVAPPAPEPTIPGYPLPLVKHPGDNVASFALNDTELRNTTVISFFSFVDLNSDDPLGPNFDLNGFVRGFGDLIDRTAKVAKEQGRDKLIIDMSANSGGSLDLADFAYTALFPGAKFDAFDRFRMSKGLEFTGRVLSYNASLDILVASVGLPTDPNNKAIESREAFFEPKMVKGQKMTAAFHRDVTVPYLPEPDLFLRGYEPSTAGNTSKREPPWKPENIVIMTDGLCASACSIFTGLLVRNFGIRTIALGGRPMNKPMQAIGGVRGSEILSNSNIKRASTFSLQEAKNSPDGQKLLQEFGKSLPSIEDPPLLPFMESPEGGSVNFRNAHSGDDPEGFPLHFKYQAANCKLFYTRKMAVDVTESWRQVAKIAFRNGTCVPGSTVNSDGTMGAKAPGFDPSVRARVPGIPVPTV, encoded by the exons ATGGTCCTCAAgtggcttctccttgcgGGCTCTGCTCAGGCAGCTTTCAACTATCGCAAGGTCATGTTCGGTGCTGTAAAAGCTCCCCCCGTCATCTCGGTGAGAGATCTAGGAGCAACCGCCGTTGATCCCTGTGAGATTATCAGCAAAGCATTCGACGCTGTTCCAAAGAATATGACATCCACAAAGCCCATTATCCTAGATTTGAGACCGTCTGTAGCTAGTGCTTGTCGCAAGTCCGTCCCACTCCAATCGGAACGAAATCTCGCCCTTCTCGAATTTTTGCAGCCATACGTGGAGTACCACAGTACTATCGAGCTCCTCAAGAGTCCTCCACCGGAGTACTTGACTCCCGGTGTTGATATTATAGGGGGCATGGACGCAATGAGACAAAAGCTAAGGAACAAGGGATATCAATCACAAGTTGACGTGATGACCGACCTGCACAGCCTG TTCGTTGCGGCTAACGATGATCACTTTGGCTACACGCCAGGAATCTTCGCTCCTTTTCGCCAGTTCCGGGAAGGCCTCGACGTGGTTTCTATCTCTTCGGACGGGCGGGCTCTGCCGGAAATTTTCGCTGCTCAGGATATCTTCGAGTCAGGCAACGACACAAGCAACCCGTCGCCTATTGCTACGATTAATGGGCAAGACGTCTATGAATTCTTGGAGAACGATTCCATGCGCGTGCCGCAAAGCTCTCATGATCCAGACGCAAGGCTCAACGGTCTCTTTCGTTCGCTAGCTTTCGAGGCCGCCAAATCACCCGCCGGCTCTTTAGCCGTCCTGTTTGATATCCCAGACAACTACACCATTGTGCATAAGAATGGCACCTCACGTGTTGTGACAAATTCCATCACTACACTTCCAAGCGTGAATCTATCGAACATTCGATCGGGTCAGGATTTGCAGAACAGGTTCGAAATCCCTTCACAGCAAAATGAAACGGCACCTCCGCCTCCTCAAACATCAGAGTCACCTGTTGCTCCGCCTGCTCCCGAGCCAACCATCCCCGGCTACCCATTGCCGCTCGTCAAGCACCCCGGTGATAATGTTGCGAGCTTTGCCCTGAATGATACCGAGCTACGCAACACCACTGTTATCTCCTTTTTCAGCTTCGTGGATCTTAATTCGGATGATCCCCTGGGTCCCAATTTTGACTTGAACGGATTTGTTCGCGGATTTGGAGATCTAATTGACCGAACTGCCAAGGTCGCCAAGGAACAAGGCCGCGACAAGCTGATTATCGACATGTCTGCTAACAGTGGAGGATCCTTGGACCTTGCCGACTTTGCATACACGGCACTCTTTCCGGGGGCCAAGTTTGATGCGTTTGATAGATTTCGGATGAGCAAGGGCCTTGAATTCACCGGGCGCGTTTTGAGCTACAATGCCTCGCTAGACATTCTTGTAGCGTCAGTCGGGCTACCGACTGATCCGAACAACAAGGCTATAGAATCGCGAGAGGCGTTCTTTGAGCCTAAGATGGTGAAAGGACAAAAGATGACAGCTGCTTTCCATCGGGACGTGACGGTGCCTTACTTGCCCGAGCCAGATTTATTTCTGCGTGGCTATGAGCCCAGTACGGCTGGGAACACCAGCAAGCGCGAGCCTCCCTGGAAACCGGAGAACATTGTGATCATGACGGACGGACTGTGTGCGTCAGCCTGCTCAATCTTCACAGGGTTACTAGTCAGGAATTTTGGAATTCGCACAATAGCACTTGGTGGTCGGCCGATGAATAAGCCTATGCAGGCAATCGGGGGTGTCAGGGGCTCGGAAATTTTGTCAAATTCAAACATCAAGCGAGCCTCAACATTTTCCcttcaagaagcaaagaacAGTCCTGACGGCCAGAAGCTTCTCCAGGAGTTTGGAAAATCCTTGCCTAGCATCGAAGACCCCCCTCTGCTTCCCTTTATGGAGAGTCCGGAAGGGGGCTCTGTGAACTTTCGGAATGCTCACAGCGGAGACGATCCAGAGGGGTTTCCATTGCATTTCAAGTATCAAGCGGCCAACTGTAAGTTGTTTTATACCCGCAAGATGGCGGTGGACGTGACAGAGTCGTGGCGACAGGTGGCCAAGATTGCTTTCAGAAATGGGACTTGTGTTCCAGGTTCAACTGTCAACAGTGATGGAACTATGGGAGCCAAAGCCCCTGGGTTCGATCCCAGCGTTCGAGCTCGAGTCCCTGGAATTCCCGTGCCAACTGTATAA